A single window of Nasonia vitripennis strain AsymCx chromosome 4, Nvit_psr_1.1, whole genome shotgun sequence DNA harbors:
- the LOC100123414 gene encoding probable cardiolipin synthase (CMP-forming), with translation MSYSLLLQLARCRTFNRCILERCLKEFRPRLYCINNDDAYTRKQELKQQRRARRKEIKARLIKDFQQTKQKVEQIIERENIWTVPNFLCIGRILTTPCISYLIVCQDYQVALWLLGFAGLSDLADGWIARTWTSQASKLGSFLDPVADKLLVGTMFLSLTWVSLIPVPLTCLVVARDVALVAAASYIRYRSLPPPKTLARYFDATHATVQLAPTTISKFNTGVQLMLIAGTLAAPVFHFVDHPILQGLCYLTAITTIAGGVSYLVTKDTYKILSKKKKSTRQSPSCKNDDN, from the exons ATGAGTTACTCTCTGCTATTGCAACTTGCACGATGTAGGACATTCAACAGATGCATCTTGGAGAGATGCTTAAAAGAGTTTAGGCCTCGACTCTACTGCATAAACAATGACGATGCTTACACCAGAAAGCAGGAGCTCAAACAGCAACGTCGCGCCAGGAGAAAAGAAATCAAAGCCCGACTGATCAAAGACTTTCAGCAGACCAAACAAAAAGTTGAGCAAAtcatagagagagaaaatatctGGACTGTTCCCAACTTTCTCTGCATAGGAAGAATATTGACTACTCCGTGTATAAGCTATCTGATAGTATGCCAAGATTATCAG GTTGCTCTCTGGCTTCTTGGATTTGCGGGTCTTTCCGACCTAGCTGATGGATGGATTGCGCGTACCTGGACTTCGCAAGCTTCAAAGCTTGGAAGTTTTCTTGATCCGGTGGCGGACAAATTGTTAGTCGGCACAATGTTCCTGTCTTTAACATGGGTTAGCTTAATTCCCGTACCTCTTACGTGTCTGGTAGTAGCAAGAGATGTTGCCTTAGTAGCTGCTGCATCGTATATCAGATATCGTTCCTTACCACCACCA AAAACCTTGGCAAGGTATTTTGATGCTACGCATGCTACAGTACAGCTGGCCCCAACAACAATCAGTAAATTCAATACAGGGGTACAGCTAATGCTGATAGCTGGGACTCTAGCAGCTCCTGTATTCCACTTTGTGGATCATCCAATCCTCCAAGGACTGTGTTATCTTACAGCGATAACAACTATTGCTGGTGGTGTGAGTTACTTGGTAACAAAAGATACCTACAAAATTTTGtccaagaaaaaaaaatccactaGGCAATCTCCTTCGTGTAAAAATGacgataattaa
- the LOC100123421 gene encoding complex I intermediate-associated protein 30, mitochondrial has translation MTLPWARIVLRTVSKRSFHTTKRTSLFHEWPDKEGYQQKSDEEKEWEQLSFKKRLLLEWKLMKIGIKEWAEQLASGAIRGPRLLMGEGEVDVVWRFKGAPNELKEWIVTTDKDNNIGFSTAQLDFTPQSKGLFHGFLDTKVPPDGEIKNTGYCNLRLTPRLTPFKSKEQLDWSSFTHIVFRVRGDGRIYAVNLHLHRVTDICMYDTYHYFIWTRGGPYWQYVRIPFSKFLFAYKGRIQAGNPPIPLNEMSTISFTIADQITGPFRFEIDFIGLEYDHSHIEEHAYEKYQFDQKFY, from the exons ATGACACTTCCATGGGCTCGAATAGTACTGCGTACTGTAAGTAAAAGGAGTTTTCATACAACCAAACGCACATCTTTATTCCATGAATGGCCCGATAAAGAAGGTTATCAACAAAAATCAGATGAAGAAAAAGAATGGGAACAGTTGAGTTTCAAAAAACGTCTCCTTTTGGAAtggaaattaatgaaaattggAATCAAGGAATGGGCTGAACAATTAGCAAGCGGTGCAATTCGTGGTCCTAGACTTTTAATGGGTGAAGGTGAAGTTGATGTTGTTTGGAGGTTTAAAGGTGCTCCAAATGAATTAAAAGAATGGATTGTGACAACCGataaagataataatattggattttcaactgctca attGGATTTCACTCCTCAGTCAAAAGGATTATTTCATGGTTTCTTGGACACAAAAGTGCCTCCAGAtggtgaaataaaaaataccgGTTACTGTAATCTTCGATTGACACCACGTCTTACTCCTTTCAAGTCTAAAGAACAACTTGATTGGAGTTCTTTTACACACATAGTCTTTAGAGTAAGAGGCGATGGAAGAATTTATGCAGTTAATTTGCATCTTCACAGAGTAACTGATATTTGTATGTACGATACTTATCACTACTTCATTTGGACCAGAGGTGGTCCATACTGGCAATATGTGAGAATCccattttccaaatttctctTTGCATACAAGGGTCGAATACAAGCTGGAAATCCACCAATACCACTTAATGAGATGAGTACAATCAGTTTTACCATAGCCGATCAAATCACAGGTCCGTTCAGATTTGAGATTGATTTTATTGGTCTAGAATATGATCACTCTCACATAGAAGAACATGCGTATGAGAAATATCAGTTTGATCaaaagttttattaa